A genomic segment from Aquibium oceanicum encodes:
- a CDS encoding cell wall hydrolase, translating to MRNPAYPASVCDVVYQNDSWINKCQFSFACDGIPDVIADRRAYRLAKDVAMAVTGGKIFLPEVASSTHYIATYVSPRWARSMERMTQIGSHIFYRTFGGGWS from the coding sequence GTGCGCAACCCTGCATATCCAGCAAGCGTCTGCGACGTAGTTTATCAGAACGACAGCTGGATCAACAAATGCCAGTTTTCCTTTGCCTGCGACGGCATTCCAGATGTCATTGCAGATCGACGCGCGTATCGTCTGGCAAAGGACGTGGCCATGGCAGTCACCGGCGGGAAGATATTCTTACCCGAAGTCGCGTCATCGACCCATTACATTGCCACCTACGTCAGCCCGCGTTGGGCTCGCTCCATGGAGCGCATGACGCAAATCGGTTCACATATTTTTTACCGCACATTTGGCGGGGGGTGGAGTTAG